A window of Solanum stenotomum isolate F172 chromosome 3, ASM1918654v1, whole genome shotgun sequence contains these coding sequences:
- the LOC125858990 gene encoding uncharacterized protein LOC125858990, which yields MKKDVKVKVDDVLAREIHDLKEAMRNLQTTRRNQSLEYEDMCVQPDIDLPVGYKLSKFDIFNGIGDPHTHLRAYCDKLVGVGIYERVRMKLLLRSLSGEGFAWYTQQDPHKWHGWSDMAQDFMDRFKFNTDITPDRVYLTKLKKKSNETFHEYALSWRSQVARVQPLMSESEMTATFIECQDSSLYYEKMITMMGKTFTEIIRIGEILEE from the coding sequence ATGAAGAAAGATGTCAAGGTAAAGGTTGATGATGTGTTAGCTAGAGAGATTCATGATCTTAAGGAAGCAATGAGAAACCTCCAAACTACTAGGAGAAACCAAAGCCTAGAATATGAGGATATGTGTGTGCAGCCTGATATTGACTTGCCTGTAGGGTACAAACTGTCAAAGTTTGATATATTCAATGGAATTGGTGACCCTCACACACATCTAAGGGCATATTGTGACAAACTGGTAGGAGTGGGGATATATGAGAGGGTCAGAATGAAGTTATTGTTAAGAAGTTTATCTGGTGAAGGTTTTGCTTGGTACACACAACAAGATCCCCATAAATGGCATGGTTGGAGTGATATGGCACAAGACTTTATGGATCGATTTAAGTTCAATACTGATATCACACCAGATAGGGTCTACCTGACTAAGTTAAAGAAGAAGTCAAATGAGACATTTCACGAGTATGCTCTAAGTTGGAGGTCACAAGTAGCTAGAGTCCAACCGCTGATGAGTGAAAGTGAAATGACTGCTACCTTCATTGAATGCCAAGATAGCAGTCTTTACTATGAGAAAATGATAACCATGATGGGAAAAACGTTCACAGAAATCATTAGAATAGGAGAAATCTTGGAAGAATGA